The following proteins are co-located in the Larus michahellis chromosome 9, bLarMic1.1, whole genome shotgun sequence genome:
- the LOC141748622 gene encoding nucleoporin NUP35-like isoform X1, giving the protein MFGPASVGQPRKTTLSPAQPDPFYTRGDSQRSEDQWDAAWVTVFGFPQASASYLLLRFAQYGNILKHVVSDTGNWMHICYQSKLQARKALSKDGRIFGECIRIGVKPCTDKTVMENFARSSASPMSSVFTPPTKSVASTPVQPANYTTRFPTMRPLVPPYKAFASDYQVFLDGESPRKGGGLLGGRTLCTAGSPGLGLFLVFVMLMFFLAFIAVL; this is encoded by the exons ATGTTCGGTCCTGCAAGCGTTGGGCAGCCTAGGAAGACGACTCTTTCTCCTGCTCAGCCAGATCCTTTTTATACTCGAGGTGATTCCCAGAGGTCAGAGGATCAATGGGATGCCGCATGGGTAACTGTATTTGG ATTTCCTCAAGCATCAGCTTCCTATCTTCTTCTACGATTTGCTCAGTATGGAAACATATTAAAGCATGTG GTGTCCGACACAGGAAACTGGATGCATATTTGCTATCAGTCTAAGCTTCAAGCCCGGAAAGCCTTAAGCAAAGATGGAAGAATTTTTGGTGAATGTATCAGGATTGGTGTCAAGCCCTGTACGGATAAA ACTGTGATGGAAAACTTTGCAAGAAGCTCTGCGTCCCCGATGTCTTCAGTTTTCACTCCACCTACAAAATCCGTGGCCAGCACACCAGTACAGCCTGCAAATTATACGACAAGGTTCCCCACAATGAGACCTCTCGTACCACCATATAAAGCCTTCGCTAGTGACTACCAG GTGTTTTTGGACGGAGAATCTCCTAGGAAAG gtgGTGGACTCCTTGGAGGAAGAACACTGTGCACAGCTGGCTCCCCAGGACTGGGACTGTTCTTAGTATTTGtgatgttaatgttttttttagcattcattGCTGTTTTATAA
- the LOC141748622 gene encoding nucleoporin NUP35-like isoform X2 has product MFGPASVGQPRKTTLSPAQPDPFYTRGDSQRSEDQWDAAWVTVFGFPQASASYLLLRFAQYGNILKHVVSDTGNWMHICYQSKLQARKALSKDGRIFGECIRIGVKPCTDKTVMENFARSSASPMSSVFTPPTKSVASTPVQPANYTTRFPTMRPLVPPYKAFASDYQVFLDGESPRKGESMAF; this is encoded by the exons ATGTTCGGTCCTGCAAGCGTTGGGCAGCCTAGGAAGACGACTCTTTCTCCTGCTCAGCCAGATCCTTTTTATACTCGAGGTGATTCCCAGAGGTCAGAGGATCAATGGGATGCCGCATGGGTAACTGTATTTGG ATTTCCTCAAGCATCAGCTTCCTATCTTCTTCTACGATTTGCTCAGTATGGAAACATATTAAAGCATGTG GTGTCCGACACAGGAAACTGGATGCATATTTGCTATCAGTCTAAGCTTCAAGCCCGGAAAGCCTTAAGCAAAGATGGAAGAATTTTTGGTGAATGTATCAGGATTGGTGTCAAGCCCTGTACGGATAAA ACTGTGATGGAAAACTTTGCAAGAAGCTCTGCGTCCCCGATGTCTTCAGTTTTCACTCCACCTACAAAATCCGTGGCCAGCACACCAGTACAGCCTGCAAATTATACGACAAGGTTCCCCACAATGAGACCTCTCGTACCACCATATAAAGCCTTCGCTAGTGACTACCAG GTGTTTTTGGACGGAGAATCTCCTAGGAAAGGTGAAAGTATGGCATTTTAA
- the LOC141748547 gene encoding nucleoporin NUP35-like yields the protein MSTASVSPWLPFCCAVTAQDRWKGSGVLWLSSSLPEVPKGKDRSGAPPVRSLRDEFFRPGLGSTPLGSRIPASFSVTQSPLVGSVPSTPGSASSMFGPASVGQPRKTTLSPAQPDPFYTRGDSQRSEDQWDAAWVTVFGFPQASASYLLLRFAQYGNILKHVVSDTGNWMHICYQSKLQARKALSKDGRIFGECIRIGVKPCTDKTVMENFARSSASPMSSVFTPPTKSVASTPVQPANYTTRFPTMRPLVPPYKAFASDYQVFLDGESPRKGGGLLGGRTLCTAGSPGLGLFLVFVMLMFFLAFIAVL from the exons ATGTCAACTGCCAGCGTTTCTCCGTGGTTGCCCTTTTGTTGTGCGGTGACAGCGCAGGACCGATGGAAAGGATCCGGAGTGCTCT GGTTATCGTCCTCACTACCAGAAGTCCCTAAGGGTAAAGATAGAAGTGGTGCTCCACCAGTCAGAAGCCTGCGTGACGAATTCTTTAGACCTGGACTTGGATCAACACCTCTAGGCTCAAGAATACCA gccagcttttctgtaacacagaGCCCATTGGTTGGAAGCGTGCCATCAACTCCTGGATCAG CTTCAAGTATGTTCGGTCCTGCAAGCGTTGGGCAGCCTAGGAAGACGACTCTTTCTCCTGCTCAGCCAGATCCTTTTTATACTCGAGGTGATTCCCAGAGGTCAGAGGATCAATGGGATGCCGCATGGGTAACTGTATTTGG ATTTCCTCAAGCATCAGCTTCCTATCTTCTTCTACGATTTGCTCAGTATGGAAACATATTAAAGCATGTG GTGTCCGACACAGGAAACTGGATGCATATTTGCTATCAGTCTAAGCTTCAAGCCCGGAAAGCCTTAAGCAAAGATGGAAGAATTTTTGGTGAATGTATCAGGATTGGTGTCAAGCCCTGTACGGATAAA ACTGTGATGGAAAACTTTGCAAGAAGCTCTGCGTCCCCGATGTCTTCAGTTTTCACTCCACCTACAAAATCCGTGGCCAGCACACCAGTACAGCCTGCAAATTATACGACAAGGTTCCCCACAATGAGACCTCTCGTACCACCATATAAAGCCTTCGCTAGTGACTACCAG GTGTTTTTGGACGGAGAATCTCCTAGGAAAG gtgGTGGACTCCTTGGAGGAAGAACACTGTGCACAGCTGGCTCCCCAGGACTGGGACTGTTCTTAGTATTTGtgatgttaatgttttttttagcattcattGCTGTTTTATAA